In Opitutaceae bacterium TAV5, one genomic interval encodes:
- a CDS encoding nicotinate-nucleotide pyrophosphorylase, translating to MSAAAAATARSLVRRLSWEELDPAFLRRLVAIARDEDLAGLGLAALPPRGRIGDQSTASLAAAPRTGRADLVARQDLVTCGLPLLPLILAAYHGDGRRTRATARLRVSDGKAVKKHGVLATLEGDPRVLLAAERVILNFLQRLSGIATQTRRHVDALGRQARTRLLDTRKTTPGYRMLEKYAVACGGGWNHRLGLFDRVMLKDNHLALLGSGDDLAAAVARAKKRAPELPVEVEVDRLDQIPPVLAAGADVILLDNFPPAQIRRAVALIGRRAFTEASGGITLRTLPRYAGLGLTFISTGALVHQSTWMDIGLDWKS from the coding sequence ATGTCCGCCGCCGCAGCCGCCACCGCCCGCTCACTTGTCCGACGCCTTTCCTGGGAAGAGCTCGATCCTGCCTTCCTTCGTCGCCTCGTCGCCATCGCCCGCGATGAAGATCTCGCCGGCCTCGGCCTCGCCGCCCTCCCGCCCCGCGGCCGCATCGGCGACCAGTCCACCGCCAGCCTCGCCGCCGCCCCGCGCACCGGCCGCGCCGATCTCGTCGCCCGCCAGGATCTCGTGACCTGCGGGCTGCCCCTCCTCCCGCTCATTCTCGCGGCTTACCACGGCGACGGCCGCCGGACGCGCGCCACCGCCCGTCTCCGCGTGAGCGATGGCAAGGCGGTGAAAAAACACGGCGTCCTCGCCACGCTCGAAGGCGACCCGCGCGTGCTCCTCGCCGCCGAGCGTGTCATCCTCAATTTCCTGCAACGCCTCTCCGGCATCGCCACGCAGACCCGCCGCCATGTCGATGCGCTCGGCCGCCAGGCGCGTACCCGGCTTCTCGATACACGCAAGACCACGCCCGGCTACCGCATGCTCGAAAAATACGCCGTCGCCTGCGGTGGCGGCTGGAATCACCGCCTCGGCCTCTTCGACCGCGTGATGCTGAAGGACAACCACCTGGCGCTCCTCGGCTCCGGCGACGATCTCGCCGCCGCCGTCGCCCGCGCCAAAAAACGCGCCCCCGAACTTCCCGTCGAAGTCGAGGTGGACCGCCTTGACCAGATCCCGCCCGTGCTCGCCGCCGGCGCCGACGTCATCCTGCTCGACAATTTCCCGCCCGCGCAAATCCGCCGCGCCGTCGCCCTCATCGGCCGCCGCGCCTTCACCGAGGCCAGCGGAGGCATCACCCTGCGAACCCTGCCCCGCTACGCCGGGCTCGGCCTCACCTTCATCTCCACTGGCGCGCTCGTTCACCAGAGCACCTGGATGGACATCGGGCTCGACTGGAAATCATGA
- a CDS encoding dihydropteroate synthase, with translation MMGILNITSDSFSDGGRYLDPAAALAHARRLIAEGADILDIGAQSTRPGYTEISDEEEIARVVPLIRTLVADPATATTPLSIDTYKPAVARAALEAGAHLLNDIHGLQGAPELAALAAAHGAAVVAMHNDPALATLPPDADPLPPVLAWFETTLAIAARAGLPREQVVLDPGIGFGKTQAQNLALIARAGELRTRFPQNPVLMAASRKSVIDHVLHLPPGERLEGTLAITTLAAWQRIDIVRVHDVTANLRAARMAAALRAASMTN, from the coding sequence ATCATGGGCATCCTCAACATCACGTCCGACTCCTTTTCCGACGGCGGCCGCTACCTCGATCCCGCCGCCGCTCTCGCCCACGCCCGCCGCCTCATCGCCGAGGGCGCCGACATCCTCGACATCGGCGCGCAATCCACCCGCCCCGGCTACACCGAAATCAGCGACGAGGAAGAAATCGCCCGCGTCGTGCCGCTCATCCGCACGCTCGTCGCCGATCCCGCCACCGCCACGACACCCCTCTCGATCGACACCTACAAACCGGCCGTCGCCCGCGCCGCCCTCGAAGCCGGCGCGCATCTCCTCAACGACATTCACGGCCTGCAAGGCGCTCCCGAACTCGCCGCGCTCGCCGCCGCGCACGGCGCCGCTGTCGTCGCGATGCACAACGACCCCGCGCTCGCCACGCTCCCGCCCGACGCCGACCCGCTGCCGCCCGTCCTCGCCTGGTTCGAAACCACGCTGGCCATCGCCGCCCGCGCCGGCCTCCCGCGCGAACAGGTCGTCCTCGATCCCGGTATCGGCTTTGGCAAGACACAGGCGCAGAACCTCGCGCTCATCGCCCGCGCCGGCGAACTCCGGACCCGTTTTCCCCAAAACCCCGTGCTGATGGCGGCCTCGCGCAAATCCGTCATCGACCACGTCCTCCATCTCCCGCCCGGCGAACGTCTCGAAGGCACGCTGGCGATCACGACGCTCGCCGCCTGGCAGCGGATCGACATCGTGCGTGTCCACGACGTTACCGCCAACCTCCGCGCCGCCCGCATGGCCGCCGCGCTGCGCGCCGCTTCAATGACGAACTGA
- a CDS encoding membrane protein, whose amino-acid sequence MNKALSIAFLVVGIVLLVLGYNASQSVSSGISEAVQGAPSNKAIWLISLGVVAALVGGFGLIPRRRG is encoded by the coding sequence ATGAACAAAGCTCTCTCCATCGCATTTCTCGTCGTCGGCATTGTCCTCCTCGTTCTCGGCTACAATGCCTCGCAATCCGTCTCTTCCGGCATCTCGGAAGCCGTCCAGGGCGCCCCCTCCAACAAGGCGATCTGGCTGATCAGCCTCGGCGTCGTCGCCGCCCTCGTCGGCGGCTTCGGTCTCATCCCCCGCCGCCGCGGCTGA
- a CDS encoding biotin-(acetyl-CoA carboxylase) ligase translates to MKPAAIRRPELVILSALLEAEPGVVSGAHLARELGMSRVAVWQHMEKLREQGFIFESLHSKGYRITGRPAGLNLALLEACRHTGKTANGAATACAIHLLDEVDSTNDEAARRLSAGEPAPFVVMAHRQTKGRGRFGRVWHSETSGNLYCSFAFRPQVDPARMQSFTLWMGVSICEFIAHFCRASRTSPAAAPGIKWPNDILFDGRKAGGILTEARMDADQIRDLVLGLGLNLRPPAGGWPAELADRAVALSEQTGHPVEVNRFAAALVERVLHAWDLFISGRYKPAFQSLWQEHDLLRGQHVAVLQGKQRIAGTAAGVDEEGCLLLTLADGGTARFRAGEVTLEKKKRGK, encoded by the coding sequence ATGAAACCCGCCGCCATCCGCCGTCCCGAACTCGTCATTCTCTCCGCGTTGCTCGAGGCGGAGCCGGGCGTCGTTTCCGGCGCTCACCTCGCGCGCGAACTCGGCATGAGCCGCGTCGCCGTCTGGCAGCACATGGAAAAACTGCGCGAGCAGGGTTTCATCTTCGAAAGCCTTCACTCCAAAGGCTACCGGATCACCGGACGCCCTGCCGGGCTCAACCTCGCGTTGCTCGAAGCCTGCCGCCACACCGGCAAGACCGCCAACGGCGCAGCAACCGCCTGCGCCATCCACCTGCTCGACGAGGTCGACAGCACCAACGACGAAGCCGCCCGCCGCCTTTCCGCGGGCGAGCCCGCTCCGTTTGTCGTCATGGCCCACCGCCAGACCAAAGGCCGCGGCCGTTTCGGTCGCGTATGGCACAGCGAGACCTCGGGCAACCTCTATTGCAGCTTCGCCTTTCGCCCGCAGGTGGACCCGGCGCGGATGCAGTCGTTCACGCTCTGGATGGGAGTGAGCATCTGCGAATTCATCGCGCACTTCTGCCGCGCCTCCCGCACTTCGCCCGCGGCCGCTCCGGGTATCAAATGGCCCAACGACATCCTTTTCGACGGACGCAAGGCCGGCGGCATCCTCACCGAGGCGCGCATGGATGCGGACCAGATCCGCGACCTCGTGCTCGGACTCGGCCTCAACCTGCGCCCGCCCGCCGGAGGCTGGCCGGCGGAGCTGGCCGACCGCGCCGTCGCGCTCTCCGAGCAAACCGGCCATCCCGTGGAGGTCAACCGCTTCGCCGCCGCGCTCGTCGAGCGGGTCCTGCACGCCTGGGATCTTTTCATCTCGGGCCGGTACAAGCCTGCCTTCCAGTCGCTCTGGCAGGAGCACGACCTCCTCCGCGGCCAGCATGTGGCCGTCCTGCAAGGCAAGCAGCGCATCGCCGGCACCGCCGCCGGCGTGGACGAAGAAGGCTGCCTGCTGCTGACGCTCGCCGACGGCGGCACCGCCCGCTTCCGCGCCGGCGAGGTGACGCTGGAAAAGAAAAAGCGCGGCAAGTAA
- a CDS encoding polysaccharide deacetylase, translating to MTNPLLPRLCCHGFLFSLAVLVASSLPLPAAGSRPVVTLAPDKADGGEIVTASDGRAGVSLPARSSPSGGYRWRLPEPLAPGWWEMSVEFARRPKDSPRMKFFFGTPLAPVYDLTDADNPWNLDRFRLRIWCAGPLASLEIRPQRRMPEAIRAIAGVTFTPVDGPVPPAAADAAAPGLLGVLVEATATPGAGGAAVMALSPGLPRGNWQIRPRFREAAAQRTGTMTATGAGGERIVAPVSGLVNVFLDEAPVSLAWEQVAGVTGAVLQSVPAYRPRLPLDRKTAPLPVASADRRARIVLSFSPGVSGNAQRVSLPLLPAGMRMAAVTSWDDGAANDLRCAELLEKYGFHGTFFLMQNQAERADFIAELERRGMEIGSHTVNHPHGWMIAPGQWAAECLQMRLRLEAALGHPVISFAYPYNYVRADDAHGDYVLRGVRAAGYLSGRTTRNGGESITGYAEPLALVTDAHFLASPEQLAKAWERAASQPGGVFYFWGHSYEIATATDWERFDALLARYGRKAGVWYATQGQLFLWRWLRENVREEQPDVRNGKVRVTLSWPRLDRWLARQVPLTLQMPEGVTRVAVEGAGEFPVINGSVTLPAGVL from the coding sequence ATGACAAACCCCCTCCTCCCGCGCCTCTGTTGTCACGGCTTCCTGTTCTCCCTTGCGGTTCTGGTGGCCTCATCGCTGCCGCTGCCCGCGGCCGGTTCGCGGCCGGTCGTCACCCTCGCGCCGGACAAGGCGGACGGCGGCGAAATCGTCACCGCAAGCGACGGTCGCGCAGGCGTCAGCCTGCCGGCCCGGAGCTCCCCGTCCGGCGGCTACCGGTGGCGATTACCCGAACCGCTCGCGCCGGGCTGGTGGGAGATGTCGGTCGAGTTTGCCAGGCGTCCGAAAGACTCCCCGCGGATGAAATTCTTTTTCGGCACTCCCCTGGCTCCGGTCTACGATCTCACCGATGCGGACAATCCGTGGAATCTGGACCGGTTCCGGTTGCGGATCTGGTGCGCCGGTCCGCTCGCCTCGCTGGAAATCCGTCCGCAGCGCCGGATGCCCGAAGCGATCCGCGCGATCGCCGGCGTGACGTTTACGCCCGTCGACGGTCCGGTGCCGCCGGCCGCGGCGGATGCCGCCGCTCCGGGCCTGCTCGGCGTTCTCGTGGAGGCGACGGCGACGCCCGGCGCCGGGGGCGCAGCGGTGATGGCGCTCTCGCCCGGGCTGCCGCGGGGCAACTGGCAAATCCGCCCGCGCTTCCGCGAGGCCGCCGCGCAGCGCACCGGCACGATGACCGCCACGGGAGCAGGCGGCGAACGCATCGTGGCGCCGGTATCGGGCCTGGTGAATGTCTTTCTGGACGAAGCGCCGGTCTCGCTGGCCTGGGAGCAGGTGGCCGGAGTGACGGGCGCGGTGCTGCAATCCGTTCCGGCTTACCGGCCGCGCCTCCCGCTGGACCGGAAAACGGCGCCGCTGCCGGTGGCGAGCGCGGACCGGCGCGCGCGGATCGTGCTTTCGTTTTCCCCCGGTGTATCCGGAAACGCACAACGGGTGTCCCTGCCGCTGTTGCCGGCAGGCATGCGGATGGCGGCCGTCACCAGTTGGGATGACGGCGCCGCCAATGACCTGCGCTGCGCGGAGCTGCTCGAGAAGTACGGTTTTCACGGGACTTTTTTCCTGATGCAAAACCAGGCGGAGCGCGCGGATTTTATCGCGGAACTGGAACGGCGCGGCATGGAAATCGGTTCGCATACGGTCAACCACCCGCATGGCTGGATGATCGCGCCGGGGCAGTGGGCGGCGGAGTGTTTGCAGATGCGTCTGCGGCTGGAGGCGGCGCTGGGGCATCCGGTGATCTCGTTCGCGTATCCGTACAATTACGTCCGCGCCGATGACGCGCACGGCGACTACGTGCTGCGGGGTGTGCGCGCAGCCGGTTATCTTTCCGGGCGCACCACGCGCAATGGCGGCGAAAGCATCACGGGCTATGCGGAGCCGCTCGCGCTCGTCACCGATGCGCATTTTCTCGCTTCGCCGGAGCAACTGGCGAAGGCATGGGAACGGGCCGCGTCGCAACCGGGCGGCGTGTTTTATTTCTGGGGTCATTCCTACGAAATCGCCACCGCGACGGACTGGGAAAGATTCGACGCCCTGCTCGCGCGCTACGGGCGCAAGGCGGGTGTGTGGTACGCCACCCAGGGCCAGTTGTTTCTCTGGCGCTGGCTGCGTGAAAACGTCCGCGAGGAGCAGCCGGACGTGCGCAACGGCAAGGTGCGGGTGACCCTGAGCTGGCCGCGGCTCGACCGGTGGCTGGCCCGGCAGGTGCCTCTGACCTTGCAGATGCCGGAGGGCGTGACGCGGGTGGCCGTCGAGGGCGCCGGGGAGTTTCCGGTCATCAACGGATCCGTAACGCTGCCCGCCGGCGTGCTCTGA
- a CDS encoding multidrug ABC transporter substrate-binding protein, translated as MRLIATTVIALRALRRNKLRSFLTALGIIIGVAAVIAMVSIGNGAKALVEAQVASLGRNVITVFPGSTTSAGVRTGWGNASTLTPADADAILREVQGVVSISPEIRIRQQVLANGLNWNTQVQGESPDFLSVRAWNLAQGAMFTESDVSSAGKVCVIGATVAEKLFPDTDPVGATLRVRDVPMRILGVLEQKGFNMNNQDQDDVVIIPYTTCMRRIARRDFLSLILVEAVSPEAMAAIQDDITALLTQRRGGREPDFTVRNQLEVAERATETTTVMTQLLGAIAGISLMVGGIGIMNIMLVSVTERTREIGIRLAIGAHDQDIRLQFLIEAMILSLLGGILGVALGIGASQIISQTKGWPVLVSSDSVLVAVIFSAAVGVIFGFYPAHKAAQLDPIEALRYE; from the coding sequence ATGCGTCTCATCGCCACTACGGTCATCGCCCTCCGCGCCCTGCGCCGCAACAAGCTCCGCAGCTTCCTCACCGCGCTCGGCATCATCATCGGTGTGGCTGCCGTCATCGCCATGGTCAGCATCGGCAACGGCGCCAAGGCGCTCGTCGAGGCCCAGGTGGCCAGTCTCGGCCGCAACGTCATCACCGTTTTCCCCGGCAGCACCACCAGCGCCGGCGTCCGCACCGGCTGGGGCAACGCCAGCACCCTCACCCCCGCCGATGCCGACGCCATCCTCCGCGAAGTCCAGGGCGTTGTTTCCATCAGCCCCGAAATCCGCATCCGCCAGCAAGTCCTCGCCAACGGCCTCAACTGGAATACCCAGGTGCAAGGCGAGTCCCCCGATTTTCTCAGCGTGCGCGCCTGGAACCTCGCCCAGGGCGCCATGTTCACCGAGTCCGATGTCTCCAGCGCGGGCAAGGTCTGCGTCATCGGCGCCACCGTCGCCGAAAAACTCTTTCCCGACACGGACCCCGTCGGCGCCACCCTGCGTGTCCGCGACGTGCCCATGCGCATCCTCGGCGTGCTGGAGCAGAAGGGGTTCAACATGAACAACCAGGACCAGGACGACGTGGTCATCATTCCCTACACCACCTGCATGCGCCGCATCGCGCGCCGGGATTTTCTCAGCCTCATTCTCGTCGAAGCCGTCAGTCCCGAAGCCATGGCTGCCATTCAGGACGACATCACCGCGCTCCTCACGCAACGGCGCGGCGGACGCGAACCCGATTTCACCGTGCGCAACCAGCTCGAGGTGGCCGAACGCGCCACCGAGACCACCACGGTCATGACCCAGCTCCTCGGCGCCATCGCCGGCATTTCGCTCATGGTCGGGGGCATCGGCATCATGAACATCATGCTGGTGAGCGTCACCGAACGCACCCGCGAGATCGGCATTCGCCTCGCCATCGGTGCGCACGACCAGGACATCCGCCTGCAATTCCTCATCGAGGCGATGATCCTCAGTTTGCTCGGAGGCATCCTCGGCGTCGCTCTCGGCATCGGCGCCTCCCAGATCATTTCGCAAACCAAGGGCTGGCCCGTGCTCGTCTCCAGCGATTCCGTCCTTGTGGCTGTTATCTTTTCTGCGGCGGTCGGCGTGATTTTCGGTTTTTATCCCGCGCACAAGGCGGCCCAGCTTGATCCGATCGAGGCCTTGCGTTACGAGTAG
- a CDS encoding macrolide ABC transporter ATP-binding protein: MHPVVKLHDIRKTYSNGETEVHAVRGITLTIEPGEFVAIMGASGSGKSTLMNTLGCLDRPTSGTYHLDGIDVSGLDRAERADMRNQKLGFVFQGFNLLSRTTALENVELPMLYAPRRVSAAEMRRRALHALDIVGLSARADHVPSQLSGGQQQRVAIARALVNEPRVLLADEPTGNLDSKTSVEVMGVFQRLNEEGITIVMVTHELDIASYCKRNLIVRDGLVVRDDRVQNRLNAAQEMQKLVAAEASASLHEADAHQ; the protein is encoded by the coding sequence ATGCATCCCGTCGTCAAACTTCACGACATCCGCAAGACCTACAGCAACGGCGAGACCGAGGTTCACGCGGTGCGCGGCATCACGCTCACCATCGAACCCGGCGAGTTCGTCGCCATCATGGGCGCTTCCGGTTCCGGCAAGTCCACGCTCATGAACACGCTCGGCTGCCTCGACCGCCCCACCAGCGGCACCTATCACCTCGATGGCATCGACGTCTCCGGTCTCGATCGCGCCGAGCGCGCCGACATGCGCAACCAGAAGCTCGGCTTCGTCTTCCAGGGTTTTAATCTTCTCTCCCGCACCACCGCCCTCGAGAACGTCGAGCTTCCCATGCTCTATGCCCCCCGTCGCGTGTCTGCCGCCGAGATGCGCCGGCGCGCCCTTCACGCGCTCGACATCGTCGGCCTCTCCGCCCGCGCCGACCACGTCCCGAGCCAGCTTTCCGGCGGACAGCAACAGCGCGTCGCCATCGCCCGCGCCCTCGTCAACGAGCCCCGCGTCCTCCTCGCCGACGAGCCGACCGGCAATCTCGACAGCAAGACCTCCGTCGAGGTCATGGGGGTGTTCCAGCGCCTCAACGAGGAAGGCATCACCATCGTCATGGTCACGCACGAGCTCGACATCGCCAGCTACTGCAAGCGCAACCTCATCGTCCGTGACGGCCTCGTCGTCCGCGACGATCGTGTCCAGAACCGCCTCAACGCCGCGCAGGAAATGCAAAAACTCGTGGCCGCCGAGGCATCGGCCTCGTTGCACGAGGCGGATGCCCATCAATAA
- a CDS encoding RND transporter, with amino-acid sequence MAFKPGRIITSLVVLGAVAGGGWYYYQSRQPEPVAFNTAPLTRGDLIQSVTATGTLEPVEKIEVSSQISAIITEVLVDYNSSVKKGDVLARLDPATYESRLNQAKAQFANTLANYNLVKLNADRIASLRERNLVSQQELDQAQAQLEQAEAQKQIQNASVENAKVDLARCVIDAPIDGVVLDRQATVGKTVAASLNAPTLFILVTDLRKLQINAAIAEADIGSVREGQPVHFTVDAFPNRRFDGTVAQIRNSPITSSNVVTYATIIDVRNDDRTLKPGMTANVSVIVNQRRDALLVSNAALRARIPEDLILPSFDESGEPSAGTSSPTDQFTALLKEVGHTSGERPSRETMAKVRALAVQRGIVLPGRRSRGSANSQETTVRTLYTPAGTPEAPLARPVTVKLGVTDGINTEVLDGLTETDAIITGLQTLATTAAGPASAGTGNPFAPQQRRRF; translated from the coding sequence ATGGCTTTCAAACCCGGTCGCATCATCACTTCCCTCGTCGTTCTCGGCGCCGTCGCCGGCGGCGGCTGGTATTATTACCAGAGCCGCCAGCCCGAACCCGTCGCCTTCAACACCGCGCCTCTCACGCGCGGCGACCTTATCCAGAGCGTCACCGCCACCGGCACCCTCGAACCCGTCGAGAAGATCGAAGTCAGCTCCCAGATCTCCGCGATCATCACGGAGGTGCTCGTGGACTACAACTCCAGCGTGAAAAAAGGCGATGTCCTCGCTCGCCTCGACCCCGCCACCTACGAATCGCGCCTCAACCAGGCCAAGGCCCAGTTCGCCAACACCCTCGCCAACTACAACCTCGTCAAGCTCAACGCCGACCGCATCGCCTCCCTCCGCGAACGTAATCTCGTTTCCCAGCAGGAGCTCGACCAGGCCCAGGCCCAGCTCGAGCAGGCCGAGGCGCAGAAACAGATCCAGAACGCCTCCGTAGAAAACGCCAAGGTAGACCTCGCGCGTTGCGTCATCGACGCCCCCATTGACGGCGTCGTCCTCGACCGCCAGGCCACCGTGGGCAAGACCGTCGCCGCCAGCCTCAACGCTCCGACCCTCTTCATCCTCGTCACCGACCTGCGCAAGCTCCAGATCAACGCCGCCATCGCCGAAGCCGATATCGGCAGCGTCCGCGAGGGCCAGCCCGTCCATTTCACCGTCGATGCCTTCCCCAACCGCCGCTTCGACGGCACGGTTGCCCAGATCCGCAACTCCCCCATCACCTCTTCCAACGTCGTCACCTACGCCACCATCATCGACGTCCGCAACGACGACCGCACGCTCAAACCCGGCATGACGGCCAACGTCTCCGTCATCGTCAACCAGCGCCGCGACGCCCTCCTCGTCAGCAACGCCGCCCTCCGCGCCCGCATCCCCGAGGACCTCATCCTTCCGTCCTTCGATGAATCCGGCGAGCCCTCCGCCGGGACCTCCAGTCCCACCGACCAGTTCACTGCGCTCCTCAAGGAGGTCGGACACACGTCCGGCGAGCGCCCCAGCCGAGAGACCATGGCCAAGGTCCGCGCCCTCGCTGTCCAGCGCGGCATCGTCCTCCCCGGCCGCCGCAGCCGCGGTTCCGCCAACTCCCAGGAAACCACCGTCCGTACCCTCTATACTCCCGCCGGCACGCCCGAGGCGCCTCTCGCGCGTCCTGTCACCGTCAAGCTCGGTGTCACCGACGGCATCAACACCGAAGTCCTCGACGGGCTCACCGAGACCGACGCCATCATCACCGGCCTCCAGACCCTTGCCACCACCGCCGCCGGCCCGGCTTCCGCCGGAACCGGCAACCCGTTCGCCCCGCAACAACGGCGGCGCTTCTGA